From a single Kryptolebias marmoratus isolate JLee-2015 linkage group LG17, ASM164957v2, whole genome shotgun sequence genomic region:
- the LOC108235851 gene encoding dexamethasone-induced Ras-related protein 1, producing the protein MIKKMSPSESDFDIPAKNCYRMVILGSTKVGKTAIVSRFLNGRFEEQYTPTIEDFHRKLYSIKGDVYQLDILDTSGNHPFPAMRRLSILTGDVFILVFSLDNRESFQEVQRLKRQIYETKSCLKNKMKENIDVPLVICGNKGDRDFHREVQQDEIEQLVAGDEKCAYFEISAKRNENVDKMFQTLFALAKLPHEMSPDLHRKVSVQYCDMLHRKSLKSKKLKNIGEAYGVVTPCARRPSVHSDLMYIKEKAIGAGQAKDKERCVIS; encoded by the exons ATGATCAAGAAAATGTCTCCATCCGAGAGCGACTTTGACATCCCGGCCAAGAACTGCTACAGGATGGTGATTCTGGGCTCCACCAAGGTGGGGAAAACTGCCATCGTGTCCCGGTTCCTGAACGGCAGGTTCGAGGAGCAGTACACCCCCACCATCGAGGACTTTCACAGGAAACTGTACAGCATCAAGGGGGACGTTTACCAGCTGGACATACTGGACACCTCAGGGAACCATCCTTTCCCGGCCATGAGGAGACTCTCCATCCTGACAG GAGACGTCTTCATCCTGGTCTTCAGCCTGGACAACCGCGAGTCCTTCCAGGAGGTGCAGCGGCTCAAGCGGCAGATCTACGAGACCAAGTCGTGCCTGAAGAACAAGATGAAGGAGAACATCGACGTGCCTCTGGTGATCTGCGGCAACAAGGGCGACCGGGACTTCCACCGCGAGGTGCAGCAGGACGAGATCGAGCAGCTCGTGGCCGGCGACGAGAAGTGCGCCTACTTCGAGATCTCGGCGAAGCGCAACGAGAACGTGGACAAGATGTTTCAGACGCTGTTCGCGCTCGCCAAGCTGCCGCACGAGATGAGCCCGGACCTGCACAGGAAGGTGTCCGTGCAGTACTGCGACATGCTGCACCGGAAGTCTCTGAAGAGCAAGAAGCTGAAGAACATCGGCGAGGCGTACGGCGTGGTGACCCCGTGCGCGCGGAGGCCCAGCGTGCACAGCGACCTCATGTACATTAAGGAGAAGGCCATTGGAGCGGGGCAGGCCAAAGACAAGGAGCGCTGCGTGATCAGCTAA